From the Halomonas sp. MCCC 1A13316 genome, the window ATAGGGTCGTCGTAGGCCAGCAGATGCAGGAAGCGCTGGCGAAATTGCTGCCGGCGACGATACTCCCACCATTTGGTTTCGAGTGCATGGATCAGCCCCAGCGGGGGCATGGCCGGCATGAAGAAGTCCGGCCGGGGCGGTTGGGCGGGGCGCTTGGCGGCGTCCGTGCGTGGCTGACGTAGCGGTTCGTACTGGCTCATGTCGCACCTCCTGGCAGCATCCGCCAGAAGGCGGTTGCCGTTCATTACTGTCTGCGTGAAGGAGGGTCGCGACCTCTTGAGGGAGAGCTTGGCTTGGCCTGATGGATCAATCCAGCGAAAAGGGCTACATTGTCTTTTAAGGAAAATTGAAAGGTAGTCTCGATGACTGAAGCGACGCTCTCCCAAGCTGCTCTCTCCCAGGCCAGCACGCCACTGCTCGATACCGACGTGCTGCGTACCTTCGTCGCCATTGCCGAGTGCGGCAGCTTTACCCGGGCTGCGCGCCAGGTGTTCCGTACGCCCTCCGCGCTCAGCATGCAGATCAAGCGTCTGGAGGAAACGCTCGGCCAGGCACTGTTCGTGCGCGAGGCTCGCCAGGTGCGGCTGACCCCTGAAGGTGAGGTGCTGCTCGGCTATGGGCGGCGCTTGCTCAAGCTCAACCAGGAGGCGGTGACTCGGTTCCTGACGCCCTCGGTGGCGGGGCGGCTGGGCTTCGGTACCACCGACGATGTGGGCACGCGTATCCTGCCGGGCGTACTGGCGCAGTTCGCACGCTCGCATCCGGCGGTGCAGGTCGATGTGGTGGTGGGCAGTAGCCGAGAGATGCTTGCGCGGCTGGATGCCGGCGATCTCGATCTGGTGCTGGTCACGGCCGGCAATCCCGGCCAGGAGGCGCGCGGCGAGATCGTGCACAGCGAGCCGCTGGTGTGGGCGGGTCGGGAAGGTGGTGTGGCCGCCCAGCGCTCGCCGCTACCGGTCGCCTTGGCGCATCACGGGTGTGCCTGGCGGGGCATGGCGCTGGAAGCGCTGAATCGGGCCGGCCTGAGCTTTCGCATCGCCTATACCTGCGAACATTGTGCCGGACAGGAGGCCGCCATGATCGCCGACCTGGCGGTATCACCGTTCCCGCAAAGTCTGATACGCCCACCCCTGCGGCGCATCGACCCCGACCTGTTGCCGCCTCTGGGCGAGTATCAACTGACACTGGTCAAGCGGCACGACGTCGGCGAGGCCTGCGAGACGCTGGTCGGGCATGTGATGGCGGCTTTTCGTAGCTACTGAGCAAGTGGCGGATCAAGGCGCCGACAGGCTCAGGCCGCCCCGCTCATCGGCTCGATCAAGCGCGCTCGGCACGGATACGGTTGATCTGTCGCTTGATTTCGGCTCGCTCCAGTATCAGCAGGTCGAGCAGTTCATCCCGCTCATTCCGGCTCAAGCCTTCATCGCTCATCAAGCCGTCGAGCAAGGCCTCGATATCCGTTTCATGTTGGGTGTCGGCAACGGCGGAGTTGCTGGGGATCAGTGAGACGAACATGGGCGCGTACCTCCAATTCGCACGGGCCCTGACGGGCACGTTCTTATAGTTGTCACGGCGACTTCTTTATTGTTGTAACTTCATGGTGGTTCCTTGCGGTACGCCGCGTCAAACCGAATCCGACCTTGAGCCGTGCGCCGCTCACATTGGTATGAAGTTAGTCACTCTGTGTTGGTATGTTCGGGGCGGTAGAATAAAAAGGCTTCTGTTTCTGTGGTCAGCAGGAATTCGTTCGCCCATGGAGGGTGAACGGTGCGGTCGTGGAAATAGAGGGCCCCGTCGGTGTGGTCAGGCAGTTCCTGGTTGAGAGCCTGGCGTGCTACCTCCTTGGCCACTTCGTAGGCGTCGTCTTCCACCACCTCGTCGGGCCGGCCGTCGCACCACCACGAGAACTGACAGGGGCTTTGTTCGGAGCCTTGCTTCACCACTTCGCACACGGTGTTGGGAAACTCCTCGCTGGCCAGGCGGTTCATCACCACGTTGGCTACCGATTCCATGTCGAGACCCGGGGTACCCTTCGCCTCCCAATAAATGGAGCGCGCCAGGCAGGTGATGGGCTCTTCCAGCGGGTCGCTGCCCTCCGGGTCGACGACCTGCGTTTCCTGCTTGCTGAGTGGCTCCACGGGCTCGGTGACCTCGACATCGGGAGCCACCACCTGCTCCAGCACCTCGGCCTTGCGCTCGGCTTCATCCGCTTGTGGTGAGGGATTGACGACTGCGAGCGCCGCCACGGGCAGGGCAAGGAGGAACCAGCCGATAAGCCGGGAAGAGGGCATGCGAAAACCTTTTTTTGACGTTATGGTCGGGTTCTTTTGCGTATCAAAGCGGTACGTAACGTAACGAGTATAGCCGTCCACCGATACCTGCGCGCATTGCCAACGCATTGCGCCCTGGTGATGAGTCAGGAGTCGGCGGGAAAGAGGCGCTGCGGTACCCACCACAGGAAAAAAGCCATGCCGATGAGCTCGACCAGCGACTGGAATACGATGGCGACCACCGCCAGCTCGTAGGAAGCGGGAAGAGAAAGCCCCAGAGGCAGCACGACGAAGGAGTTACGCGTGGCCAGACTGAACGTCAGCACACGTCCCTGGGTAGTAGGAAGTTCGAACACACGGGCCAGCAAGCGAGCCAGCAGTGCTGCAGCGATGATGAAGCAGATGAAGGCCAGCAACAGGCCACCAAGCACGGGCAGCGAACCGCTAACGACACCGACCTGTGTGACGGCGATGCAGAAGATTACCAGGGCCAACAGCGGCACCGGCAGCCAGCCCAGCCGCTCGATATGCCGTTCGCGAGGGCGGCTGCGCTGTGCCCACTGCTGCGTGACGTAAGCCAGCAGCAAAGGCAGCAGAATCAGCCCCGCAAAGGCCATCAGCAGCTCGCGCTGTACCACGGCGAGCAGCAGGCTCTGATCGAGGAACAACCACAGGTAGAAGGGCAGTAGCGCGAGTTGGAGCAACAGGCTGATCGGCGAGAAGGCAATGGCATATTGCGCCTTGCCGCCGCCCAGGTGGGAAAAGGTAATGAACCAGTCCGTGCACGGCACCAGCAGTACCAGCAGCAGGCCCAGGCGAACCGCCGGCTCGGCGGCGAACAGGCTCGCCAGCCCCCAGGCGATCAATGGTAGCAGCAGGAAGTTTCCCATCACCGCCGCCATCATGAACCGCGTAGCGCGCCATGCACTCCGCAGCTGTGTCAGCGGTACCTGAGTGAAGGTGACATAAAGCAGCGCGCCCAACAGTGGCCACAGCAGCGCTTCCAGAATGCCGACCCGCACCGGCAGGGCCGTGCCCACGGCCAGGCCCATGGCGATGGCTGCCAGATAGACCAACACCTGATATTTCTCGAGCGCCTGGCGTACCAAAGTAACCTCCGAGAAGAGGGCGGCCTGGCATCGCGCAGCCGCCAGAAACCTGTAAAGCAATCCCTCGCCAAGCTACCGAAGGAACCTGCCATGAGCACCTTGCATCACTGCGTCAGTGCCCGCTCGTTTAGGCCCCTGTGGATGCTGGAGGAGGTCGGCGAGCCCTATGAGCTGGTGATGCACGCGTTACCCTCTTGCGCTGCGGCGCAGCTCGGGGACGACCAGCACGGCGAGGGTGAGGGCGGTGATCGGCAGCACGAAATAGAGCATCAGCGCACTGAACCCGGCCAGGGCATCGTGATGAGTGGCAGCCAGGATCAGGTAGGCGCTATAGGCCACGTAGTAGCCCATCAGCACGGCCCCCTCCCAGCGATTGATGACGCTGGCGGTAAAGCAGATCGGCAGGCAGGCAACGGCGACGGCCAGCATCACCGGCAGATCGAGACTGAGCATGGCATCGGTCACGGCAATGCCGGCTGGGGCGATCAGACTGGCCAGGCCGAGGACGCCGAGCAAATTGAACACGTTGCTGCCGACCACGTTGCCCACGGCGATGTCGCGCTGCCCGCGCATCGCCGCGACGATCGAAGTGACGACCTCAGGCAGCGACGTACCGGCAGCGACCACGGTCAGGCCGATCACTTGATCGCTGACGCCGAGCCAAGTGGCCAGCACCACCGCCGCGTCGACGAACAAGCGCGAGCCGGCCACCAGCATGGCGAGCCCGCCCGCGACGAACAGCACGTCCCGCCCCCAATGGGGGCTTTTCACCTCGCTGGGCTCCGGCTCGTCGGGTGCAGACTGCCGCCGACCCTGCCACAGCAGGAACCCGGTGTAGGCGATCAGTCCCAGGAACAGCAGACCGCCGTCGAAGCGGCCGATAACGCCATCTAGCGCCAATAGCAGCACGAGCAGCGAGATGCCGATCATCAGCGGGATATCCAGGCGGATCAGCTGCTGGGCGACCGCGAGTGGCACGATCAGCGCCGAGATGCCCAGAATGAACAGCACATTGAAGATGTTACTGCCCACCACGTTGCCGATGGCAATACCCGCCTGGCCGTCGAGGGAGGCTTTGATACTGACGACGAGTTCCGGGGCGCTGGTACCGAAGGCCACTACAGTAAGCCCGATGATCAACGGTGAGATGCCCACCTGCGCAGCCAGGCGCGACGCGCCCCGAACGAGGCCCTCCGCGCCGACGATCAAGAGCGCGAGACCGACCAACAGCAGCAGTAGCGTCAGCATATAAAGGTTGTTCCGTTTACTTGGAGGAGGGGAGTTTCATTCAGACGGGCCGGCCGCGGGCTGGTTGAGCCCCACTATGCCGCAGGCGAAGCCGGGACCAGCACTTGCGTGCTCAACGTGGCAGTGTCGAGCATGAGCATCGCTTCCTGCAAGCCGTCGAGTGCGGCAACGTACCTGCCGCGATCGTTCCAGGCCGCAGAGCGGCCTCCGCCGGCAGCGCCGTCGCAGGGACCCACGCAGTTGGCCATCAGGATCGTCATGGCGTGCTCGCGGGCGAAGGTGGTGTAGTAGGCATAGGCCTCGTCCATACCCGGAGCGTGCTTGGCCACGCTGCACAGGTAGACGTCCGCGCCGAGGCTCGCTGCGGTGGCGACATGGTCGGGTTGCAGCGACTCATAGCAGATCGCCAATGCCAGGCGATGCTCACGGGTTTCGATGAGCATCGGCCGCTCACCGGGAGAGAAGTAAGGCAGTTCATCGTCGTGGAGCCGCTGCTTGGCATAGGCGTGGCGCCCCGTGTGAGGCTGGAACACCACCATGCCGATCTGCGGTTTTCGCGAGGTGACCAGCGGCATCCCGACGCCGATTACGATGCGGTGGGCATCGCTCAGGCGCTGGAACACGTCCAGCCGCGGATCCTCCTCGTGAGTGGCCAGGCCTTGGGCCAGCGTCGGCTCGTAGCCGGTGAGCGAGAGCTCGGGGAAGAAGATCAGCTCGGCGTCATGCGACGCCGCCAGCTCGACGAGCTCGACATGGCGTTCCACGTTGCCCTCGACATCGCCCGTCAGCGGGGCGTACTGCACGGCACACAGCTTCATCGGCTCGCTCCCTCTCGCTGGCCCTCGGGTAAGCGTAATGCATTCTGCCGTTGGGAGGACGATGGAAGCTCTAACCTAACCCTCCCGCTGCATCTTCTCGCGCCTTGCCACTTCCACCGCAGTGGGAGGGTCCATGGCGAAGTCGCCGGTCTTCACCGGGCCGTCGTGTACATACTTCGCGATCACGATGCCGTTGGGCGACGCGCGACTGGCCGTGAGTTCGAATGCGGCTGGGCTTGCGCCAGCGTCGAACAGCTTCTTGCCTTTCCCCAGCACGACGGGGCAGATGAACAGGTTGATCTCGTCGACGAGGTCGTTCGCAAGCAGCGAGTGGACCAGCTCGGTGCTGCCTTGGGTAACCAGTGCCGGGCCGTCCTCCTGCTTCAGCCTGGCGACATCGGCGGCCGCATCGCGCAGGGCCACTGAGCCCTCCCAGGTCAGCTCCAAGCCCTTGCGGGTCGCCACGTACTTGTTGATCGAATTGAAGGTCTTGGCGATTGAGTCGTCCGGCCCATCCTCGGCATAGGGCCAGTGCGCGGCGAAGATCTCATACGTCTTGCGGCCAAGCAGCAGGTCGAACGGCTGACCGAACAGCTTGTCGATCTCCTCCCCGAACACCTCGTCTACCAGCGGCGCGACCCAGCCGCCATAGCTGAAGCCGCCGGTCGGGTCTTCCTGCGGTCCGCCGGGTGCCTGCATGACACCGTCCAGTGACACCATCGCGCCAACGATCACTTTCCGCATGAACTCATCCTCCGGGTTTGTTTTTCTATCCAGTCATCGAACGAGACATTGCGGAATCGACAGGTTGGTGAGTTCAGTGGGGGTGATGTAGAGCAAGTGATTTAGAGCTCAGCCCGTTACGGATTTGCGTGCAACCGTCAGCTCAGGCGGGTGGACCAGCGTTTGGTAAACAACGCAGTACCGCTCCGTCAGGCGCAAGAGAGTATCGAGCTGCTCTTCCGAGGCATCGGTGTCGAGGGTGAATTGCAGCCGTATATTCTGGAAGCCGACGGGGACTTCCTTCGACACGCCAAGAGTCCCGCGGAAATCGAGATCGCCTTCCGCCTGCAGCGAGGCATCTCGCAACTCAATGCCGAGAGAGGTGGCCACGGCTTTCAGCGTCACCCCGGCACAGGCCACCAAGGCTTCGAGCAACATGTCGCCCGAGCACGCGCTCTGACCGCCTCCGCCGGTGGCGGGATGCAGCCCGGCCTCAACCATCGCTTTGCCCGTCTCGATCCTGCAACTGACACCTTCACCGAGACGTCCTTGCGCGCGCAGTGTGATCAGCGCGTCATCAGGTGCCTCGCGATAACGCTCTTTCAGTGGTGCCTGGGCGGACCTCAACTCTTCAGCCTTCATGACGCTCTCCTCATGATTGCCATGGATAATGGTCTTGGCCCAGCACGTGCCTTTGGCGGCACGGCCGCTGCAGGTCGTAAGCTGGCTCGAGCATGTCATG encodes:
- a CDS encoding LysR family transcriptional regulator — its product is MTEATLSQAALSQASTPLLDTDVLRTFVAIAECGSFTRAARQVFRTPSALSMQIKRLEETLGQALFVREARQVRLTPEGEVLLGYGRRLLKLNQEAVTRFLTPSVAGRLGFGTTDDVGTRILPGVLAQFARSHPAVQVDVVVGSSREMLARLDAGDLDLVLVTAGNPGQEARGEIVHSEPLVWAGREGGVAAQRSPLPVALAHHGCAWRGMALEALNRAGLSFRIAYTCEHCAGQEAAMIADLAVSPFPQSLIRPPLRRIDPDLLPPLGEYQLTLVKRHDVGEACETLVGHVMAAFRSY
- a CDS encoding cell wall hydrolase, with product MPSSRLIGWFLLALPVAALAVVNPSPQADEAERKAEVLEQVVAPDVEVTEPVEPLSKQETQVVDPEGSDPLEEPITCLARSIYWEAKGTPGLDMESVANVVMNRLASEEFPNTVCEVVKQGSEQSPCQFSWWCDGRPDEVVEDDAYEVAKEVARQALNQELPDHTDGALYFHDRTVHPPWANEFLLTTETEAFLFYRPEHTNTE
- a CDS encoding arsenic resistance protein, which codes for MVRQALEKYQVLVYLAAIAMGLAVGTALPVRVGILEALLWPLLGALLYVTFTQVPLTQLRSAWRATRFMMAAVMGNFLLLPLIAWGLASLFAAEPAVRLGLLLVLLVPCTDWFITFSHLGGGKAQYAIAFSPISLLLQLALLPFYLWLFLDQSLLLAVVQRELLMAFAGLILLPLLLAYVTQQWAQRSRPRERHIERLGWLPVPLLALVIFCIAVTQVGVVSGSLPVLGGLLLAFICFIIAAALLARLLARVFELPTTQGRVLTFSLATRNSFVVLPLGLSLPASYELAVVAIVFQSLVELIGMAFFLWWVPQRLFPADS
- a CDS encoding calcium/sodium antiporter — protein: MLTLLLLLVGLALLIVGAEGLVRGASRLAAQVGISPLIIGLTVVAFGTSAPELVVSIKASLDGQAGIAIGNVVGSNIFNVLFILGISALIVPLAVAQQLIRLDIPLMIGISLLVLLLALDGVIGRFDGGLLFLGLIAYTGFLLWQGRRQSAPDEPEPSEVKSPHWGRDVLFVAGGLAMLVAGSRLFVDAAVVLATWLGVSDQVIGLTVVAAGTSLPEVVTSIVAAMRGQRDIAVGNVVGSNVFNLLGVLGLASLIAPAGIAVTDAMLSLDLPVMLAVAVACLPICFTASVINRWEGAVLMGYYVAYSAYLILAATHHDALAGFSALMLYFVLPITALTLAVLVVPELRRSARG
- a CDS encoding carbon-nitrogen hydrolase family protein gives rise to the protein MKLCAVQYAPLTGDVEGNVERHVELVELAASHDAELIFFPELSLTGYEPTLAQGLATHEEDPRLDVFQRLSDAHRIVIGVGMPLVTSRKPQIGMVVFQPHTGRHAYAKQRLHDDELPYFSPGERPMLIETREHRLALAICYESLQPDHVATAASLGADVYLCSVAKHAPGMDEAYAYYTTFAREHAMTILMANCVGPCDGAAGGGRSAAWNDRGRYVAALDGLQEAMLMLDTATLSTQVLVPASPAA
- a CDS encoding dihydrofolate reductase family protein; protein product: MRKVIVGAMVSLDGVMQAPGGPQEDPTGGFSYGGWVAPLVDEVFGEEIDKLFGQPFDLLLGRKTYEIFAAHWPYAEDGPDDSIAKTFNSINKYVATRKGLELTWEGSVALRDAAADVARLKQEDGPALVTQGSTELVHSLLANDLVDEINLFICPVVLGKGKKLFDAGASPAAFELTASRASPNGIVIAKYVHDGPVKTGDFAMDPPTAVEVARREKMQREG
- a CDS encoding OsmC family protein — its product is MKAEELRSAQAPLKERYREAPDDALITLRAQGRLGEGVSCRIETGKAMVEAGLHPATGGGGQSACSGDMLLEALVACAGVTLKAVATSLGIELRDASLQAEGDLDFRGTLGVSKEVPVGFQNIRLQFTLDTDASEEQLDTLLRLTERYCVVYQTLVHPPELTVARKSVTG